From the Pediococcus acidilactici genome, the window TTGAAGGATTGGCAAGCAATTGGCTACCACGAAGAACCTACGGCCATCTTTCCGATGATCCACTACGTTAACGTACACAATGATGAACGTAGTGTTAGCTTCTTAACAAAAGGAATTAAAGAATATCAAATTACGGGCGCTCAAAATGATCAAGTAGCCTTAACATTGTTTAGATCAGTAGGTTACTTGGGGCGTCCAGATTTGCTCCGACGTCCGGGAGTGGCGTCTGGGAATCAATTTACCTATATTCCTACACCAGATAGCCAGCTACAAAAGGAAATGCATTTTAAATGGGCAACTTACATTAGCAAACAGTTTAATCCAGCTGAGGTAAGTAAAGAGTTTATGGAGTATGCGGTGACTAACCCGAGTTATCAAGCTCAAAATTTAAACCAGTTTACTAACACTTTGAAGTACTTTGTGATGCACCCGCTAAAAAATACGGTTAAAGCACAACCATTTTTTGAATTGGTTGACCAGCGAATCACCTTTAGTAGCTTAACAAAAAGCATTGACGGAACGGCAGATTTAATTCGAGTAGTTAATTTAAACAAGCAAAAAATTCAAATTGATCAACTCATTAACCTCGATAAGCAGTATTATATAAATGAAACCGATTTCTCGGGGCGGATTAGAAAAGATTTAGGCTATGCGGCAAGCATTGGAGAAATTAGCTTCCAACCGGGAGAGGTGAAGACTTTTAAAATAGCGAGATGAGTATATGAGTGAATCAATGAGTAATTTAATATTGATGATTGAATCAAAGCGGGAACAATTTACGGACGTGGAGCAAATAATTGCCAACTACTTTGTCGCTCATCAAGAAGTGCGCGACATTAATGGATTGGCCAAAAAATTAGCGGTATCACCGTCTTCAATTACTAGGTTCAGCCACAAAATTGGGTTAAGTAATTACAAGGAGCTTGTGTTTTTGTATAAAGAATACCTAGGCTCGCTAAACCGTAAAGTTTCGCGGATTTCAAGTGACGTAGTGGACAGTTATCGGGCCATTGCCCAACGGACGAGCGATCGTTACGATGAACAGACCGTGCAACTTTTCTGTGAACGAATTTTTAAAAATCGCATTATTTTCTTTTGGGGGTTAGGATTTAACTCCTTTGTCGGACTAGATTTTGAGTTTCGGTTTGCCCGGTTTGGTAAGATAGTCCAACATTTTAGTGATCAGCAGTCGATATCCCTAAACGCAAATTTTTTAAAAAAAGGCGATACTCTGTTAATCTCTTCAATTAGCGCAAAGGACAAATCCATACTTAAGTCAATTGAAACGGCTAAAGCTCGTGGCGCACATATCTTATTGATTACTGCTAATCACGAATCGGCTTACTTACCATACTGCGATGGAGTAATGTATACTGCAAGTTTTTCTCCAGAAGAGTCGTTAGGAAATATTTCTCCGCAGGTTCCAGCGCTAATTGATCTGGATATTATTTAT encodes:
- a CDS encoding MurR/RpiR family transcriptional regulator translates to MSNLILMIESKREQFTDVEQIIANYFVAHQEVRDINGLAKKLAVSPSSITRFSHKIGLSNYKELVFLYKEYLGSLNRKVSRISSDVVDSYRAIAQRTSDRYDEQTVQLFCERIFKNRIIFFWGLGFNSFVGLDFEFRFARFGKIVQHFSDQQSISLNANFLKKGDTLLISSISAKDKSILKSIETAKARGAHILLITANHESAYLPYCDGVMYTASFSPEESLGNISPQVPALIDLDIIYSKYIDLHQHDLSQWAKSENILKNWRKS